ATAATTTCACGATTCCAGTTGCAGCATTTCGCGTTACGGCAATATGGTGCCACTGATTATCTGCCACATTCGATTTGCCAATAACCGTAACACCCTGTTCACCCTGTGCTATGCCAAAAGCAATAACACGAGTTACTTCTGATCCCCCAGCATATGAACCAATTGACAAACCGTAGTCTCCATAATCGCCGGCCCCATGAACATTCCGATCTACAATAGTATTGCCCATAGCCCAATCTCCACCATTAGAAGCAGACGCTTTAACTTTTCCATTGTTATCCCGGTAATCGGCTTTCATCCAGAATTCTATCGTAAAATTTTTACTTACATCCACCGCATGGCTGGGATTATCGAGAGGTATCTTAATACGATCTGCCCCGGGTGCCTGGTATCCGTTTCCATAAAAACGTAAAGAATATTGCTGCGCAGAAGTAGAATGATTACCGCTCAATAAAAGACTAATTATCAAAAAAAAGGGAAGTGAGAATAGGTTTTTCATTGTGAATATTTAAAGATGAAATTACAATCTTTATTCGGGCTGCTAAAATGTTTTAAAGCACGAAAGTAATGTTTAGCGAAGCGGTGATTATAAAATTTTTTCACCGTATTGAATCCTTATTGAGGAGGATTATTTATTTGATTATGAATAGGAGGAATCTGCATCAGATATGCAAATACCGCCTTAACCTCAGTTTCAGAAAGTTGAGGGTAAGGAATCATCGGGTAACGAACCGGATGACCATCTGGTTTTTGTCCGAACCGTAAAGCGTTGATAAATTGTTCTTCCGTCCAACCCCCGATGCCCGTCTGCCTATCGGGTGTAAGGTTTGCCGAATACATTTTTTGCTTTTCATTATTTAATCCGACCATATTTCCACCGCCCATAAATCCGACGCTTTTTTCCGGTTCAGGAATGTTCATCGTTTTAAAATCCGCTGAATGACAGGGATAGCAATCGAGCATTCCGGTAACAATATAACGGCCCAGGACTACTTTATCAGACGTATCTGGTTTTGGGATAGCCACTGATGGATAGGGAAGTGGTTTGAAAACGGAGTTGGTAAGGAACTTTGCAAGCAAGGATGGTGCGCTGGCCGTATCCTGAACAGAAGCTGCCTGTACCCAGGGATCGTTTGAATGCAAAAAAGCGATAATGCTTTCTACATCATAATCGCTCATGTGCGGAAGCTTTGGCATCCACGGTGGAGCATAACCCCCATTGCGCTTTATGCCTGTGCGTAACAGCCACATCAGCTGTCCATCAGTCCAGCTACCAATGCCATAGTCCTTATCCTGCGTAATGTTTGCAGAATAAATGGTTCCAAACTGTTCTATACCTTCCGTCATATTTTTTCCGGAAAATTTATCTGTAACATCGTTGTAATGGCATTGCCTGCAAAGCATTTCTGACAGTCTTTTACCATTAGCAATTTTTGCCGAATCGCTTTGAACCTTTATACCCGGGTCTTTGGCTTCATAAGATGGAATGCCTTTTACTTCCAGATAACTTATAAAGGCAATAACCACAATCACTATAATAAAAAGTATGATTCCAAAAACTTTTAAAAACTTTTTCATGGCAGTTATTAATTATAATAAAATCAGTTGGTTTAAGTATGTCGCGAAAAATAGAAATATTTTTGTTTTGAAAGCAATAATTTATACAGTCAATTTGCAGGGTAGCACTTTTTTAAAATGGAAAATTCCCTGGAACAAAGTCCCGAAAAAAGAAAACTGTCGATCAGCATATTTATCCCGCTGATGTTTGTAGTGCTGCTGTGGCTTGTTTTTATTATTCAATGGAGTACCAGAGCTGATTTTTATAAGTATGGCATTTTACCCCGCCATGTGTCCGGTCTTGCAGGTATTGTTTTCACTCCTTTTATTCACGGCAGCTGGGATCATCTGTTTTCGAACTCTATACCACTTCTTATACTCGGCTCGGTGATGATTTATTTTTACAGAGATATTGCTTACAAGGTTTTCCTATGGATTTGGCTTGCAGATGGACTTGGTGTCTGGCTGTTTGCCCGTGAAGAATATCATATTGGCGCAAGCGGTTTGGTTTACGGAATGGTAGGTTTTGTTTTTTTTAGTGGAATTCTGCGGAGAAACCGGAAGCTGTTGGCATTATCGCTGGTTATTATTTTTTTATATGGCAGTATTATCTGGGGAATATTGCCCTTTCTTATTGATATTTCATGGGAAGCGCATCTATTCGGACTTCTGGCAGGAATATTTTTTTCTGTTTATTATTTGCACAGGGGACCTTCTGATGATCCCGTTCCGGAATGGATGGAAGAAGTTGATGAAGACCATGACCAGGAACATCCGCCCGATACTATTCAAATGAATACAGATTTTTTACCTGAAAAAGAAGAGAAAGATAATGAATTGTGATTTGAATAGCTCTGACAAGTTCAAACATTAAGTAATTTACAGACTGCTTACCATTTGAAGTATTACCACTGAATAAGATTGAGCAGCAGATATTATTGCTGTTCATCAATGTAGTCTACTGCGATTAATGTCTTTCTTGCACCAAAAAAGAATTTTATTTTTGCGCCACGCAAACTTTAGATGTTATCCCTTTCTCTTCTTATACCGCTACTGCCATTCATCGGCTTCCTTGTAAATGGGTTGGGTTTTAGAAGAATTTCTAAAGGCTTAGTCGCCAGCATTGGATGTGGCTCCATACTGGCATCCTTCATTATTGTTGCCGTTTTATTTGCTCAAACGTATTCATCTCCCGAAGTACAGAAAATTGATCTTTTCAACTGGATTGCAACAAGCAGCATAAATGTTTCTTTCTCATTCTGGATCGATCATCTGTCGCTCATTATGATGTTAATCATTACTGGTGTGGGCTTTCTTATCCATCTGTACTCTATAGGATATATGCACGAAGATGAAGGATACGGGAAATTCTTTTCTTACATGAACCTATTTATTTTTTTTATGCTGCTGCTTGTAATGGGAGCTAATTATGTAATCATGTTTATCGGCTGGGAAGGAGTTGGTTTATGTTCCTATTTGCTGATTGGGTTTTGGTGGAAAGATAAAAATTTTTCAGCGGCAGCAAATAAGGCATTTATTATGAACCGTATCGGTGACCTGGGCTTTATACTCGGCATTTTTTTAATGTTTAAGACTTTTGGTTCTTCGGATTTTGATATAATTTTTTCCTCGGTTGCCCCTTTCAGCTTAAATGATCCGGTAATAGTGTCGATTACCCTCTTATTGTTTGTGGGAGCCATTGGAAAAAGTGCGCAAATTCCACTATTCACATGGCTTCCTGATGCCATGGCGGGTCCTACACCCGTGAGTGCACTTATTCATGCAGCTACCATGGTAACGGCTGGAGTTTATATGGTGGTACGCTCCAATATTTTATATTCATTGGCACCATTCACTTTGGAAATAGTTTCAATTACCGGATTGCTGACTGCAATTCTAGGAGCTTTGATAGCTCTCACACAAAACGATATTAAAAAAGTACTGGCTTATTCTACGGTAAGCCAGCTGGGATATATGTTTGTAGCGCTTGGATCATCTGCAT
The nucleotide sequence above comes from Chitinophagales bacterium. Encoded proteins:
- a CDS encoding c-type cytochrome, with product MKKFLKVFGIILFIIVIVVIAFISYLEVKGIPSYEAKDPGIKVQSDSAKIANGKRLSEMLCRQCHYNDVTDKFSGKNMTEGIEQFGTIYSANITQDKDYGIGSWTDGQLMWLLRTGIKRNGGYAPPWMPKLPHMSDYDVESIIAFLHSNDPWVQAASVQDTASAPSLLAKFLTNSVFKPLPYPSVAIPKPDTSDKVVLGRYIVTGMLDCYPCHSADFKTMNIPEPEKSVGFMGGGNMVGLNNEKQKMYSANLTPDRQTGIGGWTEEQFINALRFGQKPDGHPVRYPMIPYPQLSETEVKAVFAYLMQIPPIHNQINNPPQ
- a CDS encoding rhomboid family intramembrane serine protease, with translation MENSLEQSPEKRKLSISIFIPLMFVVLLWLVFIIQWSTRADFYKYGILPRHVSGLAGIVFTPFIHGSWDHLFSNSIPLLILGSVMIYFYRDIAYKVFLWIWLADGLGVWLFAREEYHIGASGLVYGMVGFVFFSGILRRNRKLLALSLVIIFLYGSIIWGILPFLIDISWEAHLFGLLAGIFFSVYYLHRGPSDDPVPEWMEEVDEDHDQEHPPDTIQMNTDFLPEKEEKDNEL
- the nuoL gene encoding NADH-quinone oxidoreductase subunit L, with amino-acid sequence MLSLSLLIPLLPFIGFLVNGLGFRRISKGLVASIGCGSILASFIIVAVLFAQTYSSPEVQKIDLFNWIATSSINVSFSFWIDHLSLIMMLIITGVGFLIHLYSIGYMHEDEGYGKFFSYMNLFIFFMLLLVMGANYVIMFIGWEGVGLCSYLLIGFWWKDKNFSAAANKAFIMNRIGDLGFILGIFLMFKTFGSSDFDIIFSSVAPFSLNDPVIVSITLLLFVGAIGKSAQIPLFTWLPDAMAGPTPVSALIHAATMVTAGVYMVVRSNILYSLAPFTLEIVSITGLLTAILGALIALTQNDIKKVLAYSTVSQLGYMFVALGSSAYSSGIFHVMTHAFFKALLFLGAGSVIHALGGEQNIRNMGGLKKYLPVTSVTFFIATLAISGFPPFSGFFSKDEIILMSYANNPVFFYLLVLTSILTGIYMFRLYFLVFWGTFRGTPHQHDHLHESPLSIIVPLMILSFFSVFAGLLGLPEFITDHHWLNTYLTPVFSNNTYLIKEVPTSTLEFLTIIFLVLALLLTIAATYNLYVKKRVESLNESHSFFYKLSYNKFYVDELYHVLFVHPLLSFSKFFRNYIENNIIDGSVNGAGNLTVYLSTWMRKIQTGNIGLYVIMMVAGIVAILVFGLSKLFAF